Part of the Paenibacillus sp. FSL R7-0273 genome is shown below.
AATTCCTGCGAATACAGATTGTATTTGGCCGAATACTCAAAAGCCTTCGCCAGCCTGTTATCATACAGGGAAGCCAAATCCTCATTCTGGTTAGCGGCAATCAGGCAGATTTCCGCCATATAACCAAGTGCCAGCAGGGCATGGGCCTGATCACGGCCGGTCTCCATCGTCTGCCCCGAATCGTTCACGTAAGCGAAGATAGAGCCATTCGTATGAATATCCTGATAAAAGCCCATCGCGCGCTCAAAAATCCCCGTATTGTCACACAGCACACCGATCGCCAGCATGCTGACAATAGCAGCCGCGTCCCAGTTGCCGTTAGCCAGCATCGGAACCGCCGCATCCTGGAGGACAGGATAGACCACATTCAGCATCATGGCCTGCAGCGCCGCAAAATCCTCATCACTATACCCGATGTAACCACCGCCGTAATATCGGATAATCTCCGCCGCGCTCGCATACTTATAGGCATTGATGCCCGCTCCCAGAATTCTGTCCCTGCCGTCAATCACCTTAAGCGTTTTTGCCCACTCACCGAGCAGGCCTGCGGCCATGTCCGCATATTGTTCGTCTCCCGTAATGACCCACTGCAGGGCGTTGAAGTACGCGGCGTTGCCTCCCTTTTCAAAATAACCGATGTTGCTGGAATCCGAAGGAGCCCCTCCGCGCCCGACCTTTGAGAATACTTTAGTCTGGTAACCGGAGCTGGCTACTCCGTAAGGCACACTGTCCACCATTCTGCGGTAGTCGGAGTACCATGGTTCCTGTTTGGCCTGAATATGTGTCTTCATGTCCTCCAGGTCCTGCAGGCTTAGCAGAATCCCCGGATGGCTGAAGATACGGACATTTATATCCGCCTTCGCGCTATAGCCGCCTCCGTTATATTCAACCGTATACGCATGAGTACCGGCGCTCAAACCCTGCAGCTTCACCTGCATGAGGCCATCCGAATAAACCGCGTCTGTTACTGTACCGTTGACCTTATAACCGGCAGGGTCCGTATCCCCGTTCACGGGCTTCCATAATAAATCCGCAGTATCTCCGGATACCTTCCGGCTGATTTCCAGCGGGTCTTTTCCCGTAACCTGTTCAAAATAAAACCGGTATTCCCTGTTCTCAGCGGCTCTTCCGCTGCTCTGCATGGCATTAGCGTTCATTGTCACATTAAAGCGGCTGAAGTTGCTGTCATCCCTCATGGTGGACAAATGCGAGAAGATCCGGTAGAAGCCGGATTCCGTATATTGATCCACATAAAAACGCTCATTCCACCCCGGTACTGCTGCCGATGCTGTAATCTCGAACGTCCTGTCCGTACTGACGCCGCTCGTGGCGCCGCTGATAATATTGAAATAACGGTGGGTATTGTCCAGGAACTCTTTTTCCGTAAAATAGTTCTGGATGGTCAGATATTTCCCGGTATCCAGCGACTTTATAGAATAAGCTGTTCTGGTCGCCCCGGCCTCGGGCTCCTCATGATCCACCGTCGCAAAATAATCAAGCACATACAGTGCGAACACAGAGGCCTCGGCGGGATCAGCGGTAAGCGACAGCTTTTCCGTCACCGGGTCTGCTTTTACATACTGCCCGTCCCCGTTCCTCATCTTTAGGATCATCGCCGCAGTCTGGCTGTTATTGTAGTAGTCCCCCAGGTCTGGACCATTAATTTGGGACGGCAGCTCCATAACCGCCAGATTATCCATCGCTGTCTGCAGCGTTAACAGGGCCTCGTCAACCTCTGCCTGCGTTGCAGCGTTTATACTTAATGCTTTGGCCTGATGAAGCGCCGCCATAAATATCGCCCAGCTTTCCTGTGTGTATACGGTTTCAATGAATTGCTCAGCTTGCGCAATCAGCGCATTTAATGCGGTTCTGTCGCTTCCGTCGTTCACAACCGGATCACCCAGCGTTACATTCAAGGCAGGTCCCGGGAAGCCGGAAGTGTTTCTGGAAGAAAACAGCTCGCTGGCGCTAACGGTATTATCCTCCGCTTTTGCAGTCGTAAGATGAATACTGACCACTTTTCTTCCGTTGTTTAGCGCATTTTGGAAGATGGAGGACAGATCAACCGTAAGGTTCTCTTCACTGGCCGATGTGACTGCTCTGGTGACTGCCGGAGAGCCGGCGATATCATACGGACGGGTGTTATACGTAACATTGGTGACCGTCCATTCATGATCCGTATCACGCAGGACCGGTTCACTTTCCGTAAACACCAGCTCATTCGGCGCATGCGATTTTCTGAAGCTCAGCTGCATCGTCATTTCGCCTGTATCATACCG
Proteins encoded:
- a CDS encoding S-layer homology domain-containing protein; this encodes MKPYLKPFLSVLLCICLPVTSLFTGQAVNAASAAGTTLSFPAAQDAFVSNFNGQGNALGTSLSAAKLIYGKSRHAYLKFDLSSIDTDRYDTGEMTMQLSFRKSHAPNELVFTESEPVLRDTDHEWTVTNVTYNTRPYDIAGSPAVTRAVTSASEENLTVDLSSIFQNALNNGRKVVSIHLTTAKAEDNTVSASELFSSRNTSGFPGPALNVTLGDPVVNDGSDRTALNALIAQAEQFIETVYTQESWAIFMAALHQAKALSINAATQAEVDEALLTLQTAMDNLAVMELPSQINGPDLGDYYNNSQTAAMILKMRNGDGQYVKADPVTEKLSLTADPAEASVFALYVLDYFATVDHEEPEAGATRTAYSIKSLDTGKYLTIQNYFTEKEFLDNTHRYFNIISGATSGVSTDRTFEITASAAVPGWNERFYVDQYTESGFYRIFSHLSTMRDDSNFSRFNVTMNANAMQSSGRAAENREYRFYFEQVTGKDPLEISRKVSGDTADLLWKPVNGDTDPAGYKVNGTVTDAVYSDGLMQVKLQGLSAGTHAYTVEYNGGGYSAKADINVRIFSHPGILLSLQDLEDMKTHIQAKQEPWYSDYRRMVDSVPYGVASSGYQTKVFSKVGRGGAPSDSSNIGYFEKGGNAAYFNALQWVITGDEQYADMAAGLLGEWAKTLKVIDGRDRILGAGINAYKYASAAEIIRYYGGGYIGYSDEDFAALQAMMLNVVYPVLQDAAVPMLANGNWDAAAIVSMLAIGVLCDNTGIFERAMGFYQDIHTNGSIFAYVNDSGQTMETGRDQAHALLALGYMAEICLIAANQNEDLASLYDNRLAKAFEYSAKYNLYSQELSGVEVPFTAMPNVFGDTSRGYYGTGFDMENNGLNRGELRPVFEQGLALYSKADGVDMTWTARAAAAMRPQGMVHFDNLNFGTLTYYNGEPQTAVAGPYFQMRTRWEPLYQRNWSTVNGQKAAETLNSYYAVNADGELTTSSMKKDAPFFQLVAGEDGTYSILLLETNKYLSVKEEKSGDYNLIKADAAEIGDNERFILRSSGVGPFFLASPKFDNRIVYQEPAGAGSNAVLTLRLGNKTLSQITDIPDITTSERLIFMFNAEDIALPDGKPVPSQPENPAMPGGVQAEVAADNPKISLNGISGTLSKNQNGGYSLLLGDSQIGTALDGGSELVINADGIENLTVQFSAAAMGTAQLTIKSGYGTVTLPNATLQMMNKKYGDPLVLRIRKGSYTVELLKDSKPVVYAEPSYPLIITLPVEVTEGRNINEYVVVRKETGKDVILPLAAAACNSVTFAAAATGTYDVAYNGHVFHDVPFAHWAAQDVAFVSARGLFAGTGKELFDPRTPMTRAMFTRVLANLEGVDLGSYAAPVFTDVPAGKWYASAVAWAAQSGIVNGTGQGLFSPDAVITREQMAVMLYNYTATKGYKPRAITSPDFTDAGSVSAWAQEAVEALAAAGILSGQPGDYADPQGETSRAEAAAVFARLIQAWGAEAL